The stretch of DNA TTCATTAATAAACACATTTTAATCAAATTTTTATACTATTTGTCAAATACATGTGTTATTTTTAACAAATGGTAAAATAAATTAAGCTTATATTATAACTTAACTTTATAAAAATTGAAAATTTATAATATAATAAGAGCAATAACTGTCAAGTTCTAATAAATATGGGAATATTACCAATTCTAAAGAGGGTTACAGAATTATTCCAAAACTGGCTTCTTTTAGATATCTCCAATCGTCCATTTTTAGTAGATTCACATACTAAAATATTTGGAGCCCCTTGCCATGTAGTCGTTTTTGCTCTAAACTATGTATTAGTGCAATGGGGTGTTTTGAACATTCTTTATAGAGGTAAGTTATTTTTATGTGTTTAGTTTTTAATCCTATTATTATATGTCATGAGCAGCAAAAGAGTTACTATAAGTGATATTGCACAAAAGCTTAATATATCTGCATCTACCGTTTCTAGAGCATTAAAAAATCATCCTGCTTTAAAAAAAGAAACGATTAAGGCAGTTCAGGATTTGGCAAATAAATTAAACTACCAGCCCAACCTTTTAGCATTAAGTTTACGCCAAAAAAAAACGAATACTATAGGTGTCATTATCCCAGAAATAACTAGCCACTTTTTTTCATCCATAATTACAGGAATACAAGATGTTCTTGTAAATTCAGGATATAATATAATTATCTGCCAATCAAATGAATCGTATAAGGAAGAACTTGCTATTGTAGAAAATTTATTAAGAATTCGTGTAGATGGCGTTTTAGTGTCTCCTTCTTCAAGAACAAAAAAGTTTAATCATTTCTCTAAACTCAAACAAAGTGGTGTTCCTATTGTTGTATTTGATCGGGATTGCCCTAATTTAGAAGTAGATAAAGTTTTGGTAGATGATTATGATGGTGCTTTTCAAGCTATAGATTACCTAATAAAGTCAGGTTGTAAAAAAATTGCACATCTAAGTGGTCCAAAAAATCTATCAACAACCAATCATAGGCTTCAAGGATATCTGGATGCATTAAAAAAAAATAATCTCCCGGTTAAAGAAGAGTATATTGTTCATGCATCAGGATTCACTCATGAAGAAGGCATACAACCCACAAAAACATTATTACGTTTAAAAAATCCACCAGATGCTATTTTTGCAATAAATGATTGCATAGCCATTTCTGCTATGTACATAGCAAAAAAACTTGATTTTAAAATTCCTGAAGATATTTCAATCATAGGCTTTGATGACGAACCACATACGCGCTA from Flavivirga spongiicola encodes:
- a CDS encoding LacI family DNA-binding transcriptional regulator gives rise to the protein MSSKRVTISDIAQKLNISASTVSRALKNHPALKKETIKAVQDLANKLNYQPNLLALSLRQKKTNTIGVIIPEITSHFFSSIITGIQDVLVNSGYNIIICQSNESYKEELAIVENLLRIRVDGVLVSPSSRTKKFNHFSKLKQSGVPIVVFDRDCPNLEVDKVLVDDYDGAFQAIDYLIKSGCKKIAHLSGPKNLSTTNHRLQGYLDALKKNNLPVKEEYIVHASGFTHEEGIQPTKTLLRLKNPPDAIFAINDCIAISAMYIAKKLDFKIPEDISIIGFDDEPHTRYFKPALSTVWQPVYSIGMLSARILLSHLKNPDNTPKLRKEIFKPELVIRHSSIKI